From one Lycorma delicatula isolate Av1 chromosome 2, ASM4794821v1, whole genome shotgun sequence genomic stretch:
- the LOC142319970 gene encoding uncharacterized protein LOC142319970, whose protein sequence is MLHWLWRASGTRLCIIAVQKYFIEAKIIGCAKGEPVLIPRIPMIPSDYPFEFKRMQFPVKVCFAMTINKSQGQTLQVAGIDVREDCFSHGQFYVACSRISNPSGLFILEPEGKTSNVVYKE, encoded by the coding sequence ATGCTACATTGGTTATGGCGGGCAAGTGGTACAAGATTGTGTATAATCGccgttcaaaaatattttattgaagctAAAATTATCGGGTGTGCCAAAGGAGAACCGGTGCTCATTCCTCGCATACCAATGATACCATCGGACTATCCGTTTGAATTTAAGAGAATGCAGTTTCCTGTTAAAGTATGTTTtgcaatgacaataaataaatcgcAAGGCCAAACGTTACAAGTTGCTGGGATTGATGTTAGAGAAGACTGTTTTTCACACGGGCAATTTTATGTGGCATGCTCCAGAATCAGCAACCcttcaggtttatttattttggagCCAGAAGGAAAAACATCTAATGTAgtttacaaagaataa